The proteins below come from a single Gammaproteobacteria bacterium genomic window:
- a CDS encoding M66 family metalloprotease, which yields MRFRFGRNAGLCAPGTPGFVAWLDGIGELGRGPSCNEKDRAALAALHAAAGGEDWIDSEGWLGGVALAGWHGVETDSLGRVATLDLAGNGLVGRLPAGLGDLAAMTALLVGNNALSGRMPRTLLDLSLGELDYAGTELCAPADDVFQAWLGAIAVLRDTETECAPATDREILEMLHAATGGRDWIDSGNWLTDAPLEEWRGVEVNDQGRVVELRLWDNGLAGRLPPELGDLAHLEYLRLSDNGLTGAIPPEFGDLSGLAHLALDGNGLSDPIPPELGGLPALEELRVENNDLSGPVPPELGGLASLRGLGLTGNPRMAGPLPAELTSLGRLERLLAGGTDLCAPADPAFAAWLDGVHTRRVVPCAEREAPAAYLVQAVQSRAFPVPLVAGEPALLRVFPTAARAAGVGVPAVRARFLVDGRETFAACIPGGSGPIPERIDEGSLATSASAEIPGSIVRPGLEMVVEIDPDGTLDPALGVARRIPATGRLAVDVRALPPLELTVVPFLWAQAPDSSILDAVRGMAADPEGDELLADARALLPVGTLAVTAHEPVLSSSIDARRLLEETEAIRAMEGGGGHYLGTMAGPVTGPAGVAFLAGRASFSIPRSGTIAHELGHNLGLHHAPCGGAGDPDPSFPHPNGSIGVWGYDFARGELVRPMTPDVMSYCGPPDGISDYHFANALRYRLFEARVAVDTVASASVRSLLLWGGANGDGAPFLNPVFVVNAPPALPDSAGAYTLTGRTRRGSELFSLRFAMPRTADGDGGSGFAFILPAEPSWEGELAAAVLDGPGGSFVLGAGAARPTAILRDRRTGRVRAILRDTPLPVRAAMEAAEWTEVPELETLLSLGVPDAAAWRR from the coding sequence GTGCGGTTCCGTTTCGGGCGCAACGCGGGTCTCTGCGCGCCGGGCACGCCCGGGTTCGTCGCCTGGCTGGACGGGATCGGGGAGCTCGGGAGAGGCCCGTCCTGCAACGAAAAGGACCGGGCGGCGCTGGCCGCGCTGCACGCGGCGGCGGGTGGCGAGGACTGGATCGACTCGGAAGGCTGGCTGGGCGGCGTGGCGCTCGCGGGGTGGCACGGGGTCGAGACCGACTCCCTGGGCCGCGTCGCGACCCTCGACCTGGCAGGCAACGGACTCGTGGGGCGGCTTCCGGCGGGTCTGGGCGACCTGGCGGCGATGACAGCGCTGCTCGTCGGCAACAACGCCCTCTCCGGGCGGATGCCGCGCACCTTGCTCGACCTGTCGCTGGGCGAGCTGGATTACGCTGGCACGGAGCTGTGCGCCCCGGCGGACGACGTGTTCCAGGCATGGCTGGGCGCCATCGCCGTGCTGCGGGACACCGAGACGGAGTGCGCGCCCGCCACGGACCGGGAGATCCTCGAGATGCTCCACGCCGCGACGGGCGGGCGCGACTGGATCGACTCTGGGAACTGGCTCACCGACGCGCCGCTCGAGGAGTGGCGCGGAGTCGAGGTGAACGACCAGGGCAGGGTTGTCGAACTGCGGCTTTGGGACAACGGGCTGGCGGGCCGGCTGCCGCCGGAGCTCGGCGACCTGGCGCACCTGGAATACCTGCGGCTGAGCGACAACGGCCTCACGGGCGCGATTCCGCCGGAGTTCGGCGACCTGTCCGGCCTCGCGCACCTGGCGCTCGACGGCAACGGCCTCTCCGACCCAATCCCACCCGAACTCGGCGGGCTCCCGGCGCTGGAGGAGTTACGGGTCGAGAACAACGACCTGTCGGGCCCGGTGCCGCCCGAACTCGGCGGCCTCGCGAGCCTACGCGGGCTGGGGCTCACGGGCAACCCCCGGATGGCGGGCCCGCTTCCCGCCGAATTGACGTCGCTCGGCCGGCTCGAGCGGCTCCTGGCCGGGGGCACGGACTTGTGCGCGCCCGCGGACCCCGCGTTCGCGGCCTGGCTCGACGGGGTCCACACGCGCCGCGTCGTGCCCTGCGCCGAGCGGGAGGCGCCGGCGGCGTACCTTGTGCAGGCGGTGCAGTCGCGCGCGTTCCCGGTCCCGCTGGTCGCGGGCGAGCCGGCGCTGCTGCGCGTGTTCCCGACAGCGGCGCGGGCCGCGGGCGTCGGCGTTCCGGCGGTCCGGGCCCGATTCCTCGTCGATGGCCGGGAGACGTTCGCGGCGTGCATCCCCGGCGGGTCCGGGCCGATCCCGGAACGGATCGACGAGGGCTCGCTCGCCACGTCGGCCAGCGCCGAGATTCCGGGAAGCATCGTACGGCCCGGTCTCGAGATGGTCGTCGAGATCGACCCGGACGGGACGCTCGACCCCGCGCTGGGCGTCGCGCGGCGGATTCCCGCGACCGGGCGGCTGGCGGTCGACGTGCGGGCCCTGCCGCCGCTCGAGCTGACGGTCGTTCCGTTCCTCTGGGCGCAAGCGCCGGACTCCTCGATCCTGGACGCGGTCCGGGGGATGGCGGCGGACCCGGAGGGCGACGAACTGCTCGCGGACGCGCGTGCGCTGCTCCCGGTTGGGACGCTCGCGGTGACGGCGCACGAACCCGTGCTGAGTTCGAGCATCGACGCTCGCCGCCTGCTCGAAGAGACCGAGGCGATCCGCGCGATGGAGGGCGGGGGCGGCCACTATCTGGGCACGATGGCGGGCCCGGTGACGGGGCCCGCCGGGGTGGCGTTCCTCGCCGGCCGGGCGAGCTTCTCGATCCCCCGCTCGGGCACCATCGCGCACGAACTTGGCCACAACCTGGGTCTCCATCACGCGCCGTGCGGCGGCGCGGGCGACCCGGACCCGTCGTTCCCCCACCCGAACGGATCGATCGGGGTCTGGGGCTACGACTTCGCGCGCGGCGAACTGGTGCGTCCCATGACCCCGGACGTGATGTCGTACTGCGGCCCCCCCGACGGGATCAGCGATTACCACTTCGCCAATGCGCTCCGCTACCGGCTGTTCGAGGCGCGCGTGGCGGTGGATACGGTCGCCTCCGCCTCCGTGAGGTCGCTTCTGCTGTGGGGCGGCGCCAACGGCGACGGCGCGCCGTTCCTGAACCCGGTCTTCGTCGTCAACGCGCCGCCAGCGCTCCCGGACTCGGCCGGCGCGTACACGCTGACGGGCCGGACGCGCCGGGGATCGGAACTCTTCTCGCTCCGCTTCGCGATGCCCCGGACGGCCGACGGCGACGGCGGCTCCGGCTTCGCGTTCATCCTGCCGGCGGAGCCCAGTTGGGAGGGCGAACTCGCCGCCGCCGTCCTCGACGGCCCCGGCGGGTCGTTCGTCCTGGGCGCCGGCGCCGCCCGCCCGACGGCCATCCTGCGCGACCGGCGCACCGGCCGGGTGCGGGCCATCCTTCGCGACACGCCGCTCCCGGTCCGGGCCGCCATGGAGGCGGCGGAGTGGACCGAGGTGCCGGAGCTCGAGACGCTGCTCAGCCTCGGGGTGCCGGACGCGGCGGCGTGGCGGCGATGA